Part of the Sporomusa termitida genome, CACGGCCACTTTAATCTGATCATTTTCTGCCGGCTCACTATGTTCTGCCGGCAGGTGTTCTATCACCCGGTCCAGCATGTCGCCGATATTAAGGGCATTGGTGGCTGAAATAGCAATAGGATCACCTAACCCCAGATTATAGAACTCATAGATATCGGCTTCATTTTTCATGTTGTCAATTTTATTTACCACCAGCAATACCGGTTTGCGGGTATTGCGCAAGATCACGGCCACCTCATTGTCTGCTGACGTCAGGCCGGTTTTACCATCGACAATAAACATGATCATATCGGCTTCATCAATTGCCAGTTTGGCCTGATTACGCATTGCCGTCAGAATTTTATCATTTGATTCAAACTCAATTCCGCCGGTGTCAATCATAGTGAAATTACGCCCCAGCCATTCAGCATCCATATAGATGCGGTCACGGGTAACACCCGGGATATCTTCAACAATGGACAACCTGTTCCGGCCGATATAATTGAAGATAGTTGATTTGCCGACATTAGGCCGGCCAACAATGGCAACAATTGGTTTACTCATCGGATACCACCTTGTTATTTCTTAAAATCTAAAAGTACAAAAAGGCAAACCCAAGCTAGCAGTAGTTTTACCTTAATTAAACCAAGCGTATTCTGCTTACTCCGCTTACCGCCATGCCGCCAGCAGCTCTTTTAAATCCTGGGCAAAATAGGCGGTGCGTACCGGCACACCCAGTTCAGCGGCAATTGCCGCCGGTGTGGTATTGTCAAGGAAGACCTGCTCTCCCTTTCTGAGGGCTACACCTGGCACAATAATACCGGTGCGGGGTCCGGGGAGCTGTTTTAGCCTGTCGGTAATATCACCGCCGGTCAAAAGACCGGTAACGGTTACATCACAGCCGAAAAAACTGTTCTCGACCGCAACTACCCGCACCGTAAGATTGGGAAACGACAGCCGGGCTAAGAGCGGCGTTAAAATTTTTTCTGCGGACACGCCGCAGATAACGTCAATGTATTGCGGCTCGGTGTAACCGGCGCCGGCGACAGACTGCTCCTCCCATTCGGCGAGAAAAGTACGGACAATGCCAACACCGTTTTCCAGCTGGGGAAACCCGTCATAATCCTCATAGCCGGGAATTTCCTGATTGGCCGCCAGATAAAATTCATCAGCCAGATATACAAAAGATTCCTGGTTTTCCTGCCGGCATTTTTGCTGCCATTGCTGAACAAGGGTAATTACCTGACAGGCCTCTTCCCGGGAAAATGGTGTTAACGGCTGGCAGTTATCACGGTAACGGGTAAGTCCGACCGGTACAATCGCCAGCGACAGAATTGCCGGAAACATAGCGTATAAATCCTTAATCGTTCTATCCAGTTCCCGGCCGTCATTAAAGCCCGGGCACAAGACAACCTGGGTATGCAGCTCGATCCCCTGATCGGTAAGTTCCTTCAGTTGCTCCATAATCCGGCCGGCCTGTTTCCCCCCCAGCATTTTCTCCCGGAGGCGGCTATTGGTTGTATGGACAGAGACGTAGAGCGGTGATAAATGCAG contains:
- a CDS encoding DUF512 domain-containing protein — protein: MTYKGLIAKVKPDSIGADIGLVPGDRLLEVNGETVQDIIDLSFALAEEEIELLIEHNSGEQELIALEKDYDEELGLEFESAVFDKVRQCANRCIFCFVDQMPAGMRDSLYIKDDDYRLSFLYGNFVTLTNLGPRDLSRIAKLHLSPLYVSVHTTNSRLREKMLGGKQAGRIMEQLKELTDQGIELHTQVVLCPGFNDGRELDRTIKDLYAMFPAILSLAIVPVGLTRYRDNCQPLTPFSREEACQVITLVQQWQQKCRQENQESFVYLADEFYLAANQEIPGYEDYDGFPQLENGVGIVRTFLAEWEEQSVAGAGYTEPQYIDVICGVSAEKILTPLLARLSFPNLTVRVVAVENSFFGCDVTVTGLLTGGDITDRLKQLPGPRTGIIVPGVALRKGEQVFLDNTTPAAIAAELGVPVRTAYFAQDLKELLAAWR